A single genomic interval of Saccharomyces eubayanus strain FM1318 chromosome IV, whole genome shotgun sequence harbors:
- the TAF5 gene encoding chromatin modification protein has translation MSQKQGTNQNQNGAHQPQPAKNQRSNNAAGANSAQPPQQQSQGQSQQQGKSNGPFSASDLNRIVLEYLNKKGYHRTEAMLRAESGRTLTPQNKPANTKTGKFPEQSVAPPNPGKTAKPISNPTSLSSKRDAEGGIVSNERLEGFNAPENYIRAYSMLKNWVDSSLEIYKPELSYIMYPIFIYLFLNLVAKNPVYARRFFDRFSPDFKDFHGSEINRLFSVNSIDHIEENEVASAFQSHRYRITMSKTTLNLLLYFLNENESVGGSLIISVINQHLDPNIVESVTAREKLADGIKVLSDGENGNGKQNLEMNSVPVKLGPFPKDEEFVKEIETELKIKDDQEKQQNQQTSDENNSEANSRTLLQEYKAMNNEGFEEYAGEEDKDKVKEKTAKDEEKKEIELKVDDKKTDSNLYSPARDILPLPPKTALDLKLEIQKVKESRDAIKLDNLQLALPSVCMYTFQNTNKDMSCLDFSDDCRIAAAGFQDSYIKIWSLDGSSLNNPNIMPNNNNSEHRDTDDPTCKTLVGHSGTVYATSFSPDNKYLLSGSEDKTVRLWSMDTHTALVSYKGHNHPVWDVNFSPLGHYFATASHDQTARLWSCDHIYPLRIFAGHLNDVDCVSFHPNGCYVFTGSSDKTCRMWDVSTGDSVRLFLGHTAPVICIAVSPDGRWLSTGSEDGIINIWDIGTGKRLKQMRGHGKNAIYSLSYSKEGNVLISGGADHSVRVWDLKKATTEPSAEPDEPFIGYLGDVTASINQDIKEYGRRRTVIPTSDLVASFYTKKTPVFKVKFSRSNLALAGGAFRP, from the coding sequence ACAACAGCAGAGCCAAGGCCAGTCCCAGCAGCAGGGGAAATCCAATGGCCCGTTTTCTGCCTCCGACTTAAATAGAATTGTTTTGGaatatttgaataaaaaggGATACCACCGCACAGAGGCAATGCTGAGAGCCGAGAGTGGACGTACGTTAACACCTCAGAACAAGCCAGCAAACACTAAAACGGGGAAATTTCCTGAACAATCGGTAGCCCCTCCAAACCCGGGAAAGACTGCCAAGCCCATAAGTAATCCAACAAGTTTATCATCCAAGAGAGATGCAGAAGGTGGGATCGTCTCCAATGAACGGCTGGAAGGGTTCAATGCGCCCGAGAACTACATAAGGGCATACTcaatgttgaaaaactgGGTGGATTCATCTTTGGAAATTTACAAGCCGGAACTGAGCTACATCATGTATCcaatattcatttatttattcttaaATTTAGTGGCAAAGAATCCCGTGTATGCCCGTCGTTTTTTTGACAGATTTTCTCCAGACTTTAAGGATTTCCATGGTTCAGAAATCAACAGACTCTTTAGTGTTAATTCTATAGATCACATCGAGGAAAATGAAGTGGCTAGCGCGTTCCAATCCCATAGGTATAGAATCACCATGTCTAAAACCACCTTAAATCTTCTCTTGTATTTTCTAAATGAAAACGAGAGTGTAGGAGGGTCATTAATAATCAGTGTCATAAATCAACATCTGGACCCGAATATCGTGGAATCTGTAACTGCAAGGGAAAAGTTGGCCGACGGTATAAAAGTTCTCAGTGATGGTGAAAACGGGAATGGGAAACAAAACCTAGAAATGAATTCTGTTCCTGTCAAGCTGGGACCTTTCCccaaagatgaagaattcGTAAAAGAAATCGAAACAGAATTGAAGATTAAGGATGATCAAgagaaacaacaaaatcaacaaaccTCGGATGAAAATAATTCCGAGGCAAACAGTAGGACTTTATTGCAAGAATATAAAGCCATGAATAACGAAGGATTTGAAGAATACGCTGGCGAAGAGGATAAAGATAAAGTTAAAGAGAAAACCGCCAAAGACgaggagaagaaggaaattgaGTTGAAAGTGGACGATAAGAAAACAGACAGCAATTTATATTCTCCTGCAAGAGATATATTACCTCTGCCTCCAAAGACGGCATTAGATTTAAAACTGGAGATCCAAAAGGTCAAAGAATCCCGTGACGCTATCAAATTAGATAATCTGCAATTGGCATTGCCCAGTGTATGCATGTACACCTTTCAAAATACAAATAAGGACATGTCATGTTTAGATTTCAGTGATGATTGTAGAATAGCAGCCGCCGGGTTCCAAGACAGTTACATCAAGATCTGGTCACTTGATGGTTCATCTTTAAACAATCCTAACATCATGCCgaacaataacaatagcgAACACAGGGATACTGATGATCCAACTTGTAAAACCCTAGTCGGGCATAGCGGGACAGTGTATGCCACGAGTTTCAGTCCCGATAATAAATACTTGCTTTCAGGTTCCGAAGACAAAACCGTCAGGCTATGGTCCATGGACACACACACTGCATTAGTAAGTTACAAAGGCCACAATCATCCCGTTTGGGACGTTAACTTCTCTCCGTTGGGCCACTATTTCGCCACTGCGTCGCACGACCAAACCGCACGGCTATGGTCATGTGATCACATATACCCATTAAGAATATTTGCTGGACATTTAAATGATGTTGACTGTGTGTCATTCCATCCAAATGGTTGTTATGTATTTACCGGGTCCAGTGACAAGACGTGTAGAATGTGGGACGTCTCCACGGGTGACTCGGTCAGATTATTTTTGGGCCATACTGCACCTGTCATCTGTATCGCCGTTTCTCCGGATGGCAGGTGGCTATCTACGGGTAGCGAAGATGGTATTATAAACATATGGGACATTGGCACAGGTAAAAGGCTGAAGCAAATGCGTGGACACGGTAAGAACGCCATATATTCTCTGTCTTACAGCAAAGAGGGAAACGTACTGATCAGTGGAGGTGCCGATCATTCGGTCCGTGTATgggatttgaaaaaagccACTACCGAGCCAAGCGCCGAGCCAGATGAGCCATTCATCGGGTACTTAGGCGACGTTACCGCGTCAATAAACCAGGATATAAAGGAATACGGACGCAGAAGGACGGTCATCCCCACCAGCGATTTAGTGGCATCGTTCTACACCAAGAAAACACCCGTTTTCAAAGTCAAATTCAGCAGAAGCAATTTGGCTCTTGCGGGGGGCGCCTTCAGACCATAA